Below is a window of Agrobacterium vitis DNA.
AGCCAGCGACGGTGGCAAAGCCGTGGTGAAGATAAAACCTGACGCAAACGAACGGACGAAATCGCACAAGGCGGTCGAGGCGGTGATGTAGCCGCCCATCACCCCAAATGCCTTGCCAAGCGTGCCTTCGATGATCGTCAGACGGTCCATGATGCCTTCACGCTCGGCAACGCCGCCGCCGCGCGGCCCGTACATGCCGACCGCATGCACTTCGTCCAGATAGGTCATGGCGCCGTAGCGATCAGCCAGATCGCAGATTTCCCTGATCGGCGCGATATCGCCATCCATCGAATAGACGCTCTCAAAGGCGATCAGCTTCGGCGCCTTGGGATCGGCGGCCTTCAGCTTGGCTTCCAGATCCTTGACGTCGTTATGCTTCCAGATCACCCGTTCGCATTTCGCATAGCGGATGCCCTCAATCATCGAGGCATGGTTCAGCGCATCGGAAAAGATGATCAGGCCGGGGATTTTCTGCCCGAGCGTACCGAGCGTCGCCCAGTTGGAAATATAGCCTGACGTGAAAATCAGCGCCTGTTCCTTGCCATGCAAGTCGGCCAGTTCCTGCTCCAGCAGAACATGATAGTGATTGGTGCCGGAAATATTGCGGGTGCCTCCAGCACCCGCGCCACAGTGATCGATGGCGTTTTTCATCGCCTCGACGACCTGTTCGTTCTGGCCCATGCCCAGATAGTCGTTCGAACACCAGACGGTCACGTCATGCTGACCGTTTTCCGTGTAGCGGGTGGCACGTGGAAAATTGCCGCGCTGACGCTCAAGATCGGCAAAAACCCGGTAACGGCCTTCTTCGTGCAGGCCATCCAGTTCGCTCTTGAAAAACGCTTCAAAATCCATTGCGCCTGCTCCAATCTTCCTGGATCTCTTTTGAGATCGTTCGGGGCAGCGGTCAACCCCTTAAAGTGATTCTAAACTGCGACAAAAGGCACCGGCGCTGATGCGGGGTTCGATAACCACTGCCACTATCGCTGCCCGACGATCGATCTCTCCCATCGCCGCGGGCCGCATGTTCATTCACTAGCCGATGCGGATCCAAACAGACTTGATCTGTGTCAAGCTTGAAGACGCAGACGGCGAGAGTGAACCCGAACACAGCAGACATTTATTATAGAATAAACTAAAACAAAATAACTTTAATATGGGTTACCACCCATCGTCCTCAGCTGTGTCGGCAATTGCAAATTAGCGGCACTCACAACCGGAATATGAGCGACTATCTTCAGTGATCATTGCCATAAGTCGCCTATCGCGAAAAAAATCGTCCATGCTGACAATCTCTTTGAGAGACACCTTAAAAAACAGTGCGTTTCCGGTGGACATTCGGCGCTCTCGCTATATGTTTTGGCAATGTTGGGATTCCAGCAATTGACCAGCAATGGACAACAATCGGCAGGAAATGCGTCAAAAGACGACAAATAATGCTGCATAACAAAATATCAGCGCAGGGGCGGACGCGCCGGAAGGCCCAAATCTGGCCAGGAAAAGAACGATCGGCGAGACCTTGGTATCCGGATAAATCCAATACGGAGATGGACATGAAAAAGGCAATTATACTCATTCTGGCAGGCCTGGCAGTCGCCGGTTGCACGGAAACCGAAAAGGGCGCCGGCATTGGCGCAGCGTCGGGCGCCATCATCGGCGGCGTCGCTACTGGCAATGTTCGCGGTGCCGCGGTTGGTGCTGCCGTGGGTGGCGTAGCGGGCGCCATCATCGGACGCGTCAACGAGCAGCCGGGCCAGTGCTACTATCGTGACCGCTACGGCCGTCGCTACGTCGACAATTGCCCACGCGGCTACTGATATCCAGCCACCGCCGGACCCAGCCGTTCTCGGTCAGATCCGGCGGTGGCAATAAGAATACCGGAAAAGTTCACCGATGAACTTTTCCGGCTATAATCGCGGATGGGAATAGCGATTTCGGAGCAAGGGGTGCGGGATGGTTTTGCTCCAGCCAGATTGAGGACTTCAGACACTGTTTAAACCGAGTAGGGTGACATTGCCGAATGTCAGTAAAGCGTTTCGGAAGTCAGGCACCGCTCTGGCATGTGTCGTCGTGGGTGCGGCAGCCTTGTCGTTTCCCGTTGACGCCTATGCCTTCAAGATTTTCGGGATAACCCTGTGGGGCCGCGATGAAGGCAACACGGATGTCATCGATCCCGTGCGTTATTCTGTCGATCTCCAGTCGAAAGAAGCTTCCGTCAATCGCGATGCGAAAGATGCTTCCGGCGACCTGAAAGATGCGCTGGAGCAAAGCTCGCAGCTGATCCAGGAGAAGGACAAGCCGGTCTCCGGCGATCTTGGCGTGGTCATCAAGGCCCGCGAGGACCGGGAACGGCTGCTGGCGACACTTTACGAACACTCCTATTATGGCGGCGTCATTACCATAACGGTCAATGGCACGCCCCTGGACAGTCTGCCCCCCAATCCTGAATTTCCTCGCACGAAACCCGTGCCGGTCAAAATAGAGGTCGAACCCGGCCCGGTCTTTACGCTCGGCAAGGTGACGCTGACCGGCGATGCCGCAAAGCTTGACCCAACCGCCTATGATCTTGTGGCGGGCAAACCCGCCGGCTCCCTGGCGATTATCAAGGCCGCCAACAAGATGGCCGACGATCTGAAAGCGCAAAGCCGCCCTCTCGCCCGCATTTCCGAGCGGCAGGTGGTCGCGGACCATCAAAGCAACCGGGTGGATGTGACCATCGGTGTCTCCGCAGGGCCGGTCGCGCCGCTGGGTCCGGTTGCAGTCTCCGGCACCAAGGCCGTCGATCCCGGTTTCGTGCAGAAATATTCGAGGCTGAATGCCGGTCAGCCCTATTCGCCGGAAGATCTGCGCAAGGCATCCGACCGCTTGCGCAAGCTTAACGTCTTCTCCAGCGTGACCGTCACCCAAGCCGATAAACTCAACTCGCAGGGCGCCATTCCGCTCAATATCACCGTCTCGGAAGGCAAATTCCGCTATTTCGGGGCCGGAGCAACCTATGACACCATCGACGGTGCCGGTTTGCAAGGCTATTGGGGCCACCGCAACCTGTTTGGCCAGGCCGAATCCCTCAGAATCGAAGGCACCGTCAGTGGTATTGGCGAGAAAACCGATGCGACGGATTTCGATTATTCCGCTGGCATCACATTCACCAAGCCCGGTTTTCTGCTGCCCTCTGGGACGCTGGAGGCCTCGATCAAGGCCGCGACACTCAGCACCGATTCCTACGATGCCGACACCATCACCGGCAAGCTGGGCTATGCCTACGAATTGAATGATTATGACACGGTCTCGGCAGCAACCGCGCTGGAATATGCCCGGATCGATGATGCCTTTGGCCGAAACGATTATCTGACCTTTTCCGTGCCTCTCGATTATGTGCGCGATACCCGCGACAACAAGATGAACCCGACCACAGGCTACCG
It encodes the following:
- a CDS encoding autotransporter assembly complex protein TamA, with amino-acid sequence MTLPNVSKAFRKSGTALACVVVGAAALSFPVDAYAFKIFGITLWGRDEGNTDVIDPVRYSVDLQSKEASVNRDAKDASGDLKDALEQSSQLIQEKDKPVSGDLGVVIKAREDRERLLATLYEHSYYGGVITITVNGTPLDSLPPNPEFPRTKPVPVKIEVEPGPVFTLGKVTLTGDAAKLDPTAYDLVAGKPAGSLAIIKAANKMADDLKAQSRPLARISERQVVADHQSNRVDVTIGVSAGPVAPLGPVAVSGTKAVDPGFVQKYSRLNAGQPYSPEDLRKASDRLRKLNVFSSVTVTQADKLNSQGAIPLNITVSEGKFRYFGAGATYDTIDGAGLQGYWGHRNLFGQAESLRIEGTVSGIGEKTDATDFDYSAGITFTKPGFLLPSGTLEASIKAATLSTDSYDADTITGKLGYAYELNDYDTVSAATALEYARIDDAFGRNDYLTFSVPLDYVRDTRDNKMNPTTGYRATLSAAPSYEFLGSTVFSNFEGSISGYHGLGAEDRVVLAGKLAVGTLFGTGSLADIPATRRFFAGGGGSVRGYGYQSISPRNSADDATGGLSYMTASLETRIGITETIGLVPFFDVGTVSSGHVPDFSDIKAGAGIGLRYATPFGPIRLDVAVPLNPYPDGDKYGIYVGIGQSF
- a CDS encoding glycine zipper domain-containing protein — its product is MKKAIILILAGLAVAGCTETEKGAGIGAASGAIIGGVATGNVRGAAVGAAVGGVAGAIIGRVNEQPGQCYYRDRYGRRYVDNCPRGY
- the hemA gene encoding 5-aminolevulinate synthase, whose translation is MDFEAFFKSELDGLHEEGRYRVFADLERQRGNFPRATRYTENGQHDVTVWCSNDYLGMGQNEQVVEAMKNAIDHCGAGAGGTRNISGTNHYHVLLEQELADLHGKEQALIFTSGYISNWATLGTLGQKIPGLIIFSDALNHASMIEGIRYAKCERVIWKHNDVKDLEAKLKAADPKAPKLIAFESVYSMDGDIAPIREICDLADRYGAMTYLDEVHAVGMYGPRGGGVAEREGIMDRLTIIEGTLGKAFGVMGGYITASTALCDFVRSFASGFIFTTALPPSLAAGAVASIRHLKSSQIERFAHQERVRRLRSLLDARGIPHMPNPSHIVPVLVGDAAKCKWISDILLDNFNIYVQPINYPTVPKKTERLRITPTPLHSDADVDHLVGALHQLWSRCALARAVA